From the genome of Triticum aestivum cultivar Chinese Spring chromosome 3B, IWGSC CS RefSeq v2.1, whole genome shotgun sequence, one region includes:
- the LOC123070010 gene encoding uncharacterized protein produces the protein MAAISAAISGWCSSSCLSQSQRGLPSPARRRHFKVTAMAPKNKVNKYDDGWSKQWFGAGIFAEGSEEASVDVFKKLEKRKVLSSVEKAGLLSKAEELGVTLSSLEKLGLLSKAEDLGLLSLVESAATVSPAVLASLSLPLLVASIATVVFVPDDSTLLVTVQTVVATLFAAVAAGLFVGSVVLDGLQDD, from the exons atGGCTGCAATATCAGCAGCAATCTCCGGCTGGTGCTCTTCGTCCTGTCTGTCCCAGTCCCAGCGGGGCCTACCGTCCCCCGCAAGGAGAAGGCACTTCAAGGTCACGGCTATGGCTCCCAAGAACAAG GTGAACAAGTACGACGATGGGTGGTCCAAGCAGTGGTTCGGCGCGGGGATCTTCGCGGAGGGGAGCGAGGAGGCGTCGGTGGACGTGTTCAAGAAGCTGGAGAAGCGCAAGGTGCTGAGCAGCGTGGAGAAGGCGGGGCTGCTGTCCAAGGCGGAGGAGCTCGGCGTCACGCTCTCCTCGCTGGAGAAGCTCGGACTGCTCTCCAAGGCCGAGGACCTGGGACTCCTCAGCCTCGTCGAGAGCGCAGCCACGGTGTCCCCGGCCGTGCTCGCATCGCTGTCGCTGCCGCTGCTCGTCGCCTCCATCGCCACGGTCGTCTTCGTGCCGGACGACTCCACCCTGCTGGTGACTGTCCAGACGGTCGTCGCTACGTTGTTCGCGGCCGTCGCTGCCGGGCTGTTCGTCGGCTCCGTCGTGCTCGACGGACTGCAGGACGATTAG